A single Homo sapiens chromosome 17 genomic scaffold, GRCh38.p14 alternate locus group ALT_REF_LOCI_1 HSCHR17_1_CTG1 DNA region contains:
- the SCGB1C2 gene encoding secretoglobin family 1C member 2 precursor produces the protein MKGSRALLLVALTLFCICRMATGEDNDEFFMDFLQTLLVGTPEELYEGTLGKYNVNEDAKAAMTELKSCRDGLQPMHKAELVKLLVQVLGSQDGA, from the exons ATGAAGGGGAGCCGTGCCCTCCTGCTGGTGGCCCTCACCCTGTTCTGCATCTGCC GGATGGCCACGGGGGAGGACAACGATGAGTTTTTCATGGACTTCCTGCAAACACTACTGGTGGGGACCCCAGAGGAGCTCTATGaggggaccttgggcaagtacaATGTCAACGAAGATGCCAAGGCAGCAATGACTGAACTCAAGTCCTGCAGAGATGGCCTGCAGCCAATGCACAAGGCGGAGCTGGTCAAGCTGCTG GTGCAAGTGCTGGGCAGTCAGGACGGTGCCTAA